A window of Torulaspora globosa chromosome 8, complete sequence contains these coding sequences:
- the NOB1 gene encoding rRNA-binding endoribonuclease (ancestral locus Anc_5.656) encodes MSTDAVAHVRALVLDATPLITQPYTHYQHYAQSFYTCPTVFNEIKDTNARKNLEIWESLGVLRLRHPARESIDRVSAFAKLTGDYSVLSANDIHILALTYELEAELNKGDWRLRRKPGDSLDHLDEEKADQSEAVAQAAESQQDKPKKNRRRGGKKQRAKREAREAEASAAQDSAASGDDEDADDGEWITVDNLTEVMIRDSGEDTTGARGVEATEKERIIALNAPKNQVALATGDFAVQNVALQMNLNLMNFMSGLKIRRLRNYMMRCHACFKLFPLPKDGNPTHFCPSCGGQGTLLRCAVSVDGQTGEVTPHLKANFQWINRGNRYSIASPLSKNSQRKYGNRGTVHSKPHDSDLIVREDQKEYQKALKQDEWTKKHNEKILNDWIGGGSADNYMSPFAITGLKSHTVRVGRGRNANSTRKKR; translated from the coding sequence ATGTCTACCGACGCTGTTGCCCACGTTAGGGCCCTTGTTCTGGATGCGACGCCGCTGATTACGCAGCCTTACACACATTACCAGCACTATGCGCAATCATTCTACACCTGCCCTACTGTGTTCAACGAGATAAAGGATACGAATGCGAGGAAGAATCTAGAGATTTGGGAGTCGCTTGGGGTTTTGCGATTGAGACATCCTGCCCGGGAATCCATCGATCGTGTGAGCGCTTTCGCTAAGCTCACCGGTGATTATTCTGTACTGAGTGCCAACGACATACACATTTTGGCTCTGACGTACGAGCTTGAGGCTGAACTAAACAAGGGCGATTGGAGGCTGAGGAGGAAGCCCGGCGATTCTTTGGACCATTTGGACGAGGAAAAGGCCGACCAGAGTGAAGCCGTTGCGCAGGCTGCGGAATCTCAGCAGGAcaagccaaagaagaacCGCAGAAGAGGtggaaagaagcagagggCTAAGCGAGAGGCTAGAGAGGCTGAGGCTTCGGCGGCGCAGGATAGCGCTGCCTCTGGGGACGACGAAGACGCAGACGACGGGGAATGGATCACCGTGGACAATCTAACCGAAGTGATGATCAGAGATAGTGGCGAAGACACCACTGGTGCGAGGGGCGTGGAGGCAACAGAGAAGGAGCGTATAATAGCTCTCAACGCGCCCAAGAACCAGGTCGCTCTTGCGACAGGCGACTTTGCCGTGCAGAACGTGGCGTTGCAGATGAACCTGAACCTGATGAACTTCATGTCCGGGTTGAAGATTAGGAGGCTGCGGAATTACATGATGCGCTGCCACGCCtgtttcaagctcttcccGCTCCCCAAGGACGGCAACCCAACGCATTTCTGCCCGTCCTGCGGCGGCCAGGGCACTTTACTGAGGTGTGCCGTCTCGGTGGACGGCCAAACCGGAGAAGTGACTCCCCATCTCAAGGCAAACTTCCAGTGGATCAACAGAGGCAACAGGTACTCGATTGCGAGCCcgctgtcgaagaactcCCAGCGGAAGTACGGGAACAGAGGTACCGTGCACTCCAAGCCGCACGACTCCGACCTGATCGTCAGAGAGGACCAGAAGGAGTACCAGAAGGCCCTCAAGCAAGACGAGTGgaccaagaagcacaaTGAAAAGATCCTCAACGACTGGATTGGCGGTGGATCCGCAGACAACTACATGTCGCCGTTCGCCATCACCGGGCTCAAGAGCCACACCGTGCGCGTGGGCAGAGGAAGGAACGCCAACAG